The Lycium barbarum isolate Lr01 chromosome 11, ASM1917538v2, whole genome shotgun sequence genome contains the following window.
ATCTCGCACCAGCACAAATATCGGGCAACTCTGCCATAACCAAATACAAAGACACCACCACCTAATGTTCCTTCCGTCAGCTGGAATTTGTACCTCCACTATCAACTATTGTTGCTTTATGCTAAATCAATTGACAACTATGCACAATTTTCTAGACAACTAGTAACAAATCAATCACTTTGTTTAGATGTTTTTTGGCCTTTTTTATTTCTCAAAGGCCAAAAGACATAAGAACTTTCACTGCTATTATTTCCTGTTGATAGGAAAGATAGTGATTTCAGTCAGACAAAGGCCACATACTTGGTAGGCGTTTGGCCActaaaaccaaatatttttcacgtTACTTGGAATTTTAAAATTGGAGTTAGAAGACAAAATTGTGTGGTTATAATTTGTGCAAAGAATATATGATTTTTTGAAtgaattgaaagtgaaaaaaaataaaaataaaattttaggtGGTAACAAAACATTGATttctaaataaagtaaaataatttttcgaaaaaaaatgaaagattcTCGTAGCCAAAAGGGTCCTAATAGTTTGAAGAGCCCACCTTTGAAGACTAGCAGCTCCCAACACATGGCCGTACCACATTCATTTGTCTTTGGGTATACAAACTTCTCCACTAGAAAAAAGTGATAAAGTAATGGATGAATGAATATAGCTGGTCTGATTTCCTATGTTGCTCGAATTCTTTAAAAAAATTCACCAGATGCATATCGAATGTTTGAATTCTTCAAACATGTTATATTTTTGGAGCATCCGATATGAGTGTGGCCACACTTTTGAAGAGTTCAAACTATATTGTTGATTTTAGTATCTAAAGGCACTCCCAAGATTTTGACATAGCAGATTCCTAAAAGTTTTATCAAGTGTTGTGATCAGGTCAACTTGATCGCACCTTGATTATGACACTGGGTACTCCCTATATCTTTCACCGCTACATGTACCtagtaactctatccaccaagtGCCCTCCAAGTCTAAAGTATATGAGAGGACATCACCTAACACTATTTGTCTCTAATGGAATTTAGAACCTGGACTGTCATGGTTTTCAATATATAATATCAACTACAAGGAATTTGTGTCCCTAAACAACATATAAAATCCAATCGGGCACTGAGGTGTTAACTGGCTGAGCATCTAAcagcaacaaaaataaaaaatttacaaCATATAAAATCCAAGGAACTTTTGTTATTTGCAGAAAACAAAAAAGAATCTGACAGCAAGATCAGAATAAGCTAATGTAAGTATCAAACATGTTACATAAGGAAAAAGTATTCAAGCAAATCAATGTAAACCTTTTTATTTAGATGACACATTTCGGCTAGCCACATACGCTGCTTGGATTCACCAAAAATGCTGCCATACACGTCTGATCATCCGGGAGGATCTGATACGCACTCGATGGCATCTTTGAAGAGTCCAAGCAACATGGCAGTAACCGCACTCATCAGTAGACAACATACTATATCAAGTATAAAAGAAAAAGCGAATGATATGTGAGAAACCAAAGAATAAAGATGTACCATATCAACTGTAAAAGAATAGATGGATCATGGGAAATCACAAGAACATATTGAGCACTGAAAGGTGAATCATAACAGCATAAGTAGTAGAGCAAAACTGTTGGTAGAAAATACCGAACCTAAGTAAACATCATCGGAAGCCTATGTTGCTCGAACTATTCAAAAAATGCCACCGAGTGCATACCAGATCCTCCAAGAGTAATGTATTTTTGAAGGACTGGAAACGAGCGCGGCAACATTTTTAGAGAGTCAGAGCAATATAGTCAAGCGTTTCatgagcatcctcaaactattTCAGAACTCAGAAGCAAGTCAAACTAGATGCATTTAACCTAAAGTTTCGCGGAAGCAGCTCTTCAGATAATTGTAACATAAGCCACTAAAATTCTCACCATAAGAGCCTAAATCCAGACCAACAATATGGTGCAACCACAATTCTATTTAGATCAACAAAATCTATACTTTTCAACTTTGATGACATAGAAGAGATTCCTGTGCATTGTTTCATAGGCTATTTCAGACCTAAGTTATATACTAGTCAAATGTGCAAAACTGGAAACAAGAATCGTCAACCAGAATGACGAAAGGGATTAACATTAGTGCACACTTTCCATCAATGCTGATTGCTATCGGCTGTCTAATGAAGAAAATGTTACACATATATAGGTGTGTGTAGTCAACAAACATTTTAACGAAGAAATGTGTGAGCTACTGAATACGTTGACCTTGAACTATTTCCTCGCAGCAATTAGTTTAAATGCCAAGCCATCGCCAAAATGCCAGAATTCATAAGCTCAGCATATGAATTCGTTCCAGTTAACTAAAGTTAACTAAATTGTTTTATGAATTCGTATTCGTTCCTGAATACGTTCTTCTCTCATTTAATAAAGTTAACTAAAACGAAGAAAAAAAATTGCATGCGCATTGTAAATCATACAAGTAAAATAACAATACATATCTAAATGTATATATCAACAATCAATATAGACAGAGTTACGCAGGTCGTGTTTTTCTACAAGAAGCATAAAACAACCCAACACCCTGATGTCAAGGGAATACCTAGAATATTACCTGGCAATATTTAATGTACAAATTTACTTACTATAAATGTATGTGAAGAGAAGAAAGAGGTCACCTATCATTCACTTTATCATGTCATGTCCATTAAGGTAAAAACAAAAATGGAGTTTAATATACCCAAATTCTATCTACTCGGACAAATCACTTTCTATATATTTACAACAAGCCAGAGGCAAAAAAACATTTACTATAAAAAATAGTACATAACCTGCCGCGCTACGTTCTCTCCGCTGGAGTAAGATGTCCCAACTGTTCTGTAAGGCTATTTACAGTCTTCACGTTCCACCAAAATTTCCCTTGCTCCACTGTCTTCGATTCACTTATTTTGCTATCCGTATCTTCCATTTCCGGCTTTACATCAGTAGAACCAGGGTTCTCAGTTAGGAATTGTTCCCAGAATACATCATTTACTCCTGTTGGCACATTATTAGCAATTGCTACTCGGTCTTCTGGTAGAGTAACATCAGGAGTAGCGTTTCCGGTAGGCTCAGAATTCATGTCAATACCTGAAATTAGGGGTGGaaaaattagcccatgaaaacatGATCCACCCAACACGTTCAAAAATAACCCGCCCATTCAttagctcagcccattttagccCAATCCATTTCAGCCATCTAAAATTTGGGTTGATTTGTAGCCCAAATTAATCTATTGaaaccttgtcaaaatatttcaaaaagacatttttttatttgatatatattatgtataacaATAATAAGGGAAAAAATAGTTGTATCAGGTACTGCCAAAATTGTAAAAAGAACAAATAAGGAAATTAAAACTTAGCAAGAATTCGGTGGGTTGGGTTATGACCCACTTTTTAGCCCATTTTGACCTCTGCCCATTTAACGCCAGTACCTGAAATCTTAGACCCAACATCATCATTTAGTTGTCGGTAAGATATAGCAGGGCTGTCGGCACAACTTATAGATTCATCCAAGTCCAATGAATAGCTCCGTCTCATTGCAGCTTGATCAATATCACACAGTATATACTCCCAAAAGGTCAAAGAGGATTCCAACTGATCTAGCAGTTCCTTGGTGACGGTCAAAAGATAAGTGGGGTCCACATTTTCCCTAGTCGAATCTTCAGAAGAACTcgctttctttctctttctttcattcatttccaGCTGCGGCATGAGACTCAAAGCTAATCCTGGTTTATTTATGGTTCGAGCTAAAGTAGATAACACGTTCTTTTGTCGGTTTTTCGTTTGTTGGACACATTCAGCAAAGACCTTCATTTGCATTTCAAGTCCTTGATGATCTTGTTTATGTCCTTGTAGTTCTAATTGAAGCAATTCATTCTcatgtttcaacttttcaatatctTCCTTATACCCTTGTCTTTCCGATTCGGTCAATGCAGATGACAGGTTTTGAATATTCTGTGCAGAATGACTGTGAACAG
Protein-coding sequences here:
- the LOC132616628 gene encoding heat stress transcription factor A-4a-like; protein product: MDEAPCSGNALPPFIVKTYEMVDDPSTDPIVSWSSTNKSFIVWNPPDFARDLLPRYFKHNNFSSFIRQLNTYGFRKIDPEQWEFANEDFLRGQPHLLKNIYRRKPVHSHSAQNIQNLSSALTESERQGYKEDIEKLKHENELLQLELQGHKQDHQGLEMQMKVFAECVQQTKNRQKNVLSTLARTINKPGLALSLMPQLEMNERKRKKASSSEDSTRENVDPTYLLTVTKELLDQLESSLTFWEYILCDIDQAAMRRSYSLDLDESISCADSPAISYRQLNDDVGSKISGIDMNSEPTGNATPDVTLPEDRVAIANNVPTGVNDVFWEQFLTENPGSTDVKPEMEDTDSKISESKTVEQGKFWWNVKTVNSLTEQLGHLTPAERT